In Fibrobacter sp. UWB2, one DNA window encodes the following:
- the ffh gene encoding signal recognition particle protein, translating to MFSQLTDSLENTLKNLRGQGKLTEENVAESLREVRRAFLAADVNFNVTRDFVKSVKEKSMGAEVLNSVTPGQQIVKIIHDELVAVMGGETKEINLSAPSPVGIMMVGLQGSGKTTFAGKIALWMRSKKKRKPLLVAADVYRPAAIKQLQVLGKSIGVPVYDEGQGNPVEIIKHGYQYAKDNGFDLVIYDTAGRLQIDEELMQELEKARDAVHPDEILFVADAMIGQEAVNVAETFWNRLNFTGVCLSKMDGDTRGGAALSIKKMTGVPICFIGVGEKLNEIDLFHPDRMASRILGMGDVVSLVEKAQQVIDEKDAKDLKKKILNNTFDLNDFLKQLRTIKKLGRIKDILSLIPGLNKLPLDQIDEKQLVYVEAVLSSMTPKERKKPQIIDGSRKARIAKGSGTDAARVNAVLKQYESMKEMFKKVGDFAKRQNNGGTIGSNYTPPKDKNKKKKR from the coding sequence ATGTTTTCACAGCTGACTGATTCTCTAGAAAATACTCTCAAGAACCTGCGTGGGCAGGGCAAACTTACCGAAGAAAATGTGGCGGAATCGCTGCGTGAGGTGCGTCGTGCGTTCCTCGCTGCCGACGTGAACTTCAACGTGACCCGCGACTTTGTCAAGTCTGTCAAGGAAAAGTCCATGGGCGCCGAAGTGCTCAATTCCGTGACCCCGGGTCAGCAGATTGTGAAGATTATCCACGACGAGCTTGTGGCCGTCATGGGTGGCGAAACTAAGGAAATCAACCTCTCCGCACCTTCTCCGGTGGGCATCATGATGGTTGGTCTGCAGGGTTCGGGTAAGACAACTTTCGCAGGCAAGATCGCACTCTGGATGCGCAGCAAGAAGAAGAGGAAGCCGCTCCTCGTTGCCGCTGACGTTTACCGTCCGGCCGCTATCAAGCAGTTGCAGGTGCTCGGCAAGTCCATCGGCGTTCCGGTTTATGACGAAGGCCAGGGCAATCCGGTCGAAATCATCAAGCACGGCTACCAGTATGCTAAGGACAACGGTTTTGACCTCGTGATTTACGATACGGCAGGCCGTTTGCAGATTGACGAAGAGTTGATGCAGGAACTCGAAAAGGCCCGCGACGCGGTTCATCCGGACGAAATTTTGTTCGTTGCCGATGCTATGATCGGTCAGGAAGCGGTGAATGTCGCCGAGACGTTCTGGAACCGCCTGAACTTCACGGGCGTCTGCCTCTCGAAGATGGATGGCGATACCCGCGGCGGTGCAGCGCTTAGCATCAAGAAGATGACGGGCGTGCCTATATGCTTTATCGGTGTTGGCGAAAAGCTGAACGAAATCGACCTTTTCCACCCGGACCGCATGGCTAGCCGAATCCTCGGCATGGGCGACGTGGTCAGCCTCGTGGAAAAAGCTCAGCAGGTCATCGATGAAAAGGACGCCAAGGACCTCAAGAAAAAGATTCTCAACAACACGTTCGACTTGAACGACTTTTTGAAGCAGCTCCGCACGATCAAGAAGCTCGGCCGCATCAAGGACATTTTGAGCCTCATCCCGGGACTCAACAAGCTCCCGCTCGACCAGATTGACGAAAAGCAGTTGGTCTATGTGGAAGCTGTCCTCAGCTCCATGACGCCGAAGGAACGCAAGAAGCCGCAGATTATCGACGGCAGCCGCAAGGCCCGTATCGCAAAGGGTTCTGGCACGGATGCCGCCCGCGTGAACGCCGTGCTCAAGCAGTACGAAAGCATGAAGGAAATGTTCAAGAAGGTCGGCGATTTCGCCAAGCGCCAGAACAACGGCGGCACGATCGGCTCGAACTACACCCCGCCTAAAGACAAGAACAAGAAAAAGAAGAGATAA
- the rplS gene encoding 50S ribosomal protein L19, translated as MSLNIEAIQNENLKTDLPEFRAGDTVTVNVKVIEGTKERIQPFKGVVIQQKNSGIGKSITVRKMSGAVAVERIFPVNSPRIDSIVVERSGKVHQARIYYMRDLRGKAARIEERQA; from the coding sequence ATGTCCCTGAACATTGAAGCAATCCAAAACGAAAATTTGAAGACCGACCTTCCGGAATTCCGTGCTGGCGATACCGTTACCGTTAACGTCAAGGTTATCGAAGGTACCAAGGAACGTATCCAGCCGTTCAAGGGCGTCGTTATTCAGCAGAAGAACTCTGGCATCGGCAAATCCATCACGGTCCGCAAGATGTCCGGTGCAGTCGCTGTCGAACGTATCTTCCCGGTCAACTCCCCGCGCATCGACTCCATCGTTGTCGAACGCTCCGGTAAGGTTCACCAGGCTCGCATTTACTACATGCGCGACCTCCGCGGTAAGGCTGCACGTATCGAAGAACGCCAGGCTTAA
- a CDS encoding type II toxin-antitoxin system YafQ family toxin — MYEVIWTSRFKKGYKRCQKRGFPLEELKSVVEKLRTDQVLEETYHDHELSGIFEGTRELHIRPDWLLCYRKNNGILTLTLVDTGSHSDLFGK, encoded by the coding sequence ATATACGAAGTTATCTGGACTAGCCGTTTTAAGAAGGGTTATAAGCGCTGTCAAAAACGTGGGTTTCCATTAGAAGAGCTCAAGTCAGTTGTCGAAAAACTTCGAACGGATCAAGTTCTTGAAGAAACGTATCATGACCATGAACTTTCGGGGATATTCGAAGGAACGAGAGAACTCCATATTCGTCCCGACTGGCTTCTGTGCTATAGAAAGAACAACGGAATATTGACGCTCACCCTTGTGGATACAGGATCGCATTCTGATTTATTCGGAAAGTAA
- the rimM gene encoding ribosome maturation factor RimM (Essential for efficient processing of 16S rRNA): MPDSEEFITVCQLMRAHGVKGYIKAMPLTHDLTRCKSLKDVRVQKRNGEVLELTLEDAKQANNLWLLKFKGFDTPEALSPLVNGDVMIPESERLPLPEGEYYLDDLEGFRVHTEDGRDVGEVIEVQELMTVDAFLIKFDLAVQSEFSSKSILAPWIDDCIKEINDEEKFIVCDSDYLKSVCPEER; the protein is encoded by the coding sequence ATGCCCGATTCCGAAGAATTCATCACCGTCTGCCAGCTCATGCGTGCGCATGGCGTCAAAGGCTACATCAAAGCGATGCCCCTGACCCACGACCTGACTCGCTGCAAGAGCCTTAAAGACGTGCGCGTTCAAAAGAGGAATGGCGAAGTTTTGGAACTCACCCTCGAAGATGCCAAGCAGGCAAACAACCTCTGGCTTTTGAAATTCAAGGGTTTCGACACTCCAGAAGCACTCTCCCCGCTCGTCAATGGCGACGTCATGATTCCCGAATCCGAACGTCTCCCGCTCCCCGAAGGCGAATACTATCTTGACGACCTGGAAGGTTTCCGCGTCCACACCGAAGACGGTCGCGACGTCGGTGAAGTCATCGAAGTGCAAGAACTGATGACGGTCGATGCGTTCCTCATCAAGTTCGACCTTGCCGTGCAATCCGAATTCAGCAGCAAGTCCATCCTCGCCCCTTGGATTGACGATTGCATCAAGGAAATCAACGACGAAGAAAAGTTCATTGTTTGTGATAGCGACTATTTAAAATCCGTTTGCCCGGAGGAACGATGA
- the rpsP gene encoding 30S ribosomal protein S16: MATVIRLARFGKRHNPIYRIVVIDNRKARDDSFIEQVGFFNPNLKQPEIRFEQEKVLKWLSVGAQPSDTVKSLLKKTGISDLFHDLKANRSIEGKAPVAREIKSKQRKLSPKAQARLEAEKAAKEAVEAPAAEEAQA; encoded by the coding sequence ATGGCAACTGTTATCCGTCTCGCCCGCTTCGGCAAGCGTCACAACCCGATCTACCGCATCGTCGTCATCGACAACCGCAAGGCTCGCGACGATAGCTTTATCGAACAGGTCGGTTTCTTCAACCCGAACCTCAAGCAGCCGGAAATCCGCTTCGAACAGGAAAAGGTCCTCAAGTGGCTCTCCGTCGGTGCACAGCCGTCTGACACGGTCAAGTCTCTCCTCAAGAAGACTGGCATTTCTGACTTGTTCCACGACCTCAAGGCCAACCGTTCCATCGAAGGCAAGGCTCCGGTCGCTCGCGAAATCAAGTCCAAGCAGCGCAAGTTGAGCCCGAAGGCTCAGGCTCGCCTCGAAGCCGAAAAGGCTGCCAAGGAAGCTGTTGAAGCTCCGGCCGCTGAAGAAGCACAGGCTTAA
- a CDS encoding pyridoxal phosphate-dependent aminotransferase — protein sequence MQPLSKRTETFTDSVIRRMTRIANACGAINLSQGFPDFDPPEALTKRLSEVALTGPHQYAITFGAQNFREALSDKQFHFSGLRYDPQKEIVITCGSTEAMMASMMSVCNPGDKVVLFSPFYENYSADTILCGATPVYVPLSPVDLSFDANVLESAMAQPGVKALVLCNPANPSGKVFTHEELSIIASLAVKYDLYVITDEVYEHIFFAPHRHTYIATLPGMFERTIECSSLSKTYSITGWRLGYVLAAEPVMERIKKVHDFLTVGAAAPLMEAAVTALRFDDSYYTGLQAHYTHMKDVFTNGLRNLGLHFTEPQGAYFVLIDISEFGYGRRESCSASKCAAGTLPDEQFCIDMAQKVGVAAVPGSSFFREPVDHLVRLHFAKKDETLYEALNRLENLKKLKR from the coding sequence ATGCAACCGTTAAGTAAACGCACCGAAACTTTTACCGATTCCGTTATCCGCCGAATGACCCGTATTGCCAATGCTTGCGGGGCTATTAACCTGTCGCAGGGATTCCCTGATTTTGACCCGCCTGAGGCGCTCACGAAGCGTCTTTCGGAAGTGGCTTTGACGGGACCGCACCAGTATGCGATTACGTTTGGCGCGCAGAATTTCCGCGAGGCGCTGAGCGACAAGCAGTTCCATTTTAGCGGGCTGCGTTACGATCCGCAAAAAGAGATAGTGATTACTTGCGGCAGTACCGAAGCGATGATGGCTTCGATGATGTCGGTCTGCAATCCGGGCGATAAGGTGGTGCTGTTCTCGCCGTTCTACGAGAACTATTCCGCCGATACGATTTTGTGCGGGGCGACTCCTGTTTATGTGCCGCTTTCGCCGGTGGACTTGAGCTTTGATGCGAACGTCTTGGAAAGTGCGATGGCGCAACCTGGCGTGAAGGCGCTGGTGCTTTGCAATCCGGCGAACCCGAGCGGTAAGGTTTTTACGCACGAAGAACTTTCGATTATTGCATCGCTTGCCGTCAAGTACGATTTATATGTGATTACAGACGAGGTTTACGAGCATATTTTTTTTGCTCCGCATCGCCACACGTACATAGCGACGCTCCCGGGAATGTTCGAACGCACGATTGAATGTAGCAGCTTGAGCAAGACTTACTCGATTACGGGTTGGCGCTTGGGTTATGTGCTTGCTGCGGAACCGGTTATGGAACGCATCAAGAAGGTTCATGACTTTTTGACGGTGGGTGCTGCGGCTCCGTTGATGGAGGCTGCGGTGACGGCGCTCCGTTTTGACGACTCATACTATACGGGTTTGCAGGCGCATTACACGCACATGAAGGATGTATTTACAAACGGACTCCGCAATCTCGGTTTGCATTTTACCGAACCGCAAGGGGCTTATTTTGTACTGATTGATATTTCGGAATTCGGATACGGTCGCCGCGAATCTTGTAGCGCTTCGAAATGCGCGGCCGGCACATTGCCCGATGAACAATTCTGCATCGATATGGCGCAGAAGGTGGGCGTTGCAGCTGTCCCGGGTTCGAGCTTCTTCCGCGAACCGGTGGACCATCTTGTTCGTTTGCATTTCGCGAAGAAAGATGAAACGCTTTACGAAGCACTCAATCGCTTGGAAAATCTGAAAAAACTGAAACGATAG
- a CDS encoding type II toxin-antitoxin system RelB/DinJ family antitoxin, producing MSTVAKNFRIDADLSNQASKLLEGLGLSMSQAISMFLRQVVLQQGLPFEVKYPKRSGELLDAIEEAKQLEADPKTKRYTDMNEMWADLDK from the coding sequence ATGAGTACCGTAGCAAAAAATTTCCGCATCGATGCCGATCTGAGCAACCAAGCAAGCAAGCTCCTAGAGGGGCTTGGGCTTTCCATGTCTCAGGCGATTTCTATGTTCCTGCGGCAAGTGGTGCTACAGCAAGGCCTCCCCTTTGAAGTGAAGTACCCGAAACGTTCCGGCGAGCTTTTGGACGCGATTGAAGAAGCAAAGCAACTCGAAGCAGACCCGAAAACAAAACGCTATACGGATATGAACGAAATGTGGGCGGACCTTGACAAATGA
- a CDS encoding sodium:alanine symporter family protein, with protein sequence MVNPLHPIVSVLNTALYDFYIVPLFLIVAGVFLSVRLGFPQVRYLIETFRVTREKPLHKHGISSFAALMVSTASRVGTGNIVGVSSAICLGGPGAIFWMWVIAILGAASAFVESTLAQIYKRHDDVSGHSYGGPSYYIQTALGKRWLGVLFSGFVLLTYIVGYNLLASYNIQDSLTGFKFYDKASTPFIVGFILAALFALCIWEGAKKISTITSYLVPFMGTIYVIVAFGIIIYNISNVPAMFGTIFQNAFSFDAGFGGFAGSCIMYGIKRGLYSNEAGMGSAPNASASASVSHPVKQGLVQSLSVFIDTLLICSATALMCLSTNIEPSKDISGIIYVQKSLASVLGSNGAIFITFSMCLFGYTTLIGNYYYTEGCLRFILNRRPTKKIRNVFKTIATAIVFLGATSSASFAWDSADLCQGLMVLVNIPVILILSPIAIKALKNYTDQKKKGLEPVYIAKECGVEQPTDYWNPGQKL encoded by the coding sequence ATGGTTAATCCCTTACATCCCATTGTTTCGGTGCTTAACACCGCCTTGTATGATTTCTACATTGTCCCGCTGTTTTTGATTGTAGCCGGGGTATTCCTTTCTGTCCGTTTGGGATTTCCACAAGTCCGCTATCTGATTGAAACATTCCGCGTCACCCGCGAAAAGCCATTGCACAAGCACGGGATTTCGTCATTTGCGGCATTGATGGTTTCGACCGCCTCCCGCGTCGGCACCGGAAACATCGTCGGCGTTTCTTCGGCCATTTGCCTCGGCGGCCCGGGCGCCATTTTCTGGATGTGGGTCATCGCCATCCTCGGCGCCGCCTCCGCATTCGTAGAATCCACCCTCGCCCAGATTTACAAACGCCATGATGACGTATCAGGGCACTCCTACGGCGGACCGTCCTATTACATCCAGACAGCACTCGGCAAACGTTGGCTAGGCGTTCTCTTCTCGGGCTTTGTGCTCCTCACCTACATCGTGGGCTACAACCTGCTCGCCTCGTACAACATTCAGGACTCCCTCACCGGCTTTAAATTCTACGACAAAGCATCGACACCGTTCATCGTCGGATTCATTTTAGCCGCCCTCTTCGCTCTTTGCATCTGGGAAGGCGCGAAGAAAATTTCCACCATCACAAGTTACCTAGTCCCCTTCATGGGAACTATCTACGTCATCGTTGCCTTCGGCATTATCATCTACAACATCTCGAATGTTCCTGCCATGTTCGGCACAATTTTCCAAAACGCATTTTCGTTTGACGCTGGATTTGGTGGCTTCGCCGGAAGCTGCATCATGTACGGCATCAAGCGCGGCCTCTACTCCAACGAAGCAGGTATGGGTTCTGCCCCAAACGCAAGTGCAAGTGCAAGCGTTTCGCACCCCGTCAAGCAAGGCCTCGTGCAATCGCTCTCCGTATTCATCGACACGCTCCTCATCTGCTCCGCCACAGCCCTCATGTGCCTCTCGACCAACATCGAACCCAGCAAGGACATTTCGGGAATCATTTACGTACAAAAGTCTCTCGCCTCCGTTCTCGGCAGCAACGGCGCCATCTTCATCACATTCTCCATGTGCCTCTTTGGCTACACCACGCTCATCGGTAACTACTACTACACCGAAGGCTGCCTCCGCTTCATCTTGAACAGGCGCCCAACCAAGAAAATCCGCAATGTATTCAAGACCATCGCGACCGCCATCGTCTTCTTAGGCGCCACATCCAGCGCATCGTTCGCCTGGGACAGCGCAGACCTTTGCCAAGGCCTCATGGTCCTCGTGAACATTCCCGTCATCTTGATACTCTCGCCAATTGCGATTAAAGCTCTCAAGAACTACACCGACCAAAAGAAGAAAGGCCTCGAACCCGTCTACATCGCAAAAGAATGCGGCGTCGAGCAACCCACCGATTACTGGAATCCCGGACAAAAGCTGTAA
- a CDS encoding alpha/beta fold hydrolase, protein MNIFKNRTKLSTIILASILSLSACSDDDSNSVAPSTSEDHENHSTEEHSGSGETHSGAADEHSGHATESGDHKSASSGLTLGDENIKDGIIFLQDTTIEGVLTVNTSTPGATVLKNVKVTGNLLIKRSGRVDFSGSADVVHVGSSNTDVYAFEDNAKVNGHHFMGKNNTFTTKRFSDYQEVDWTEKAVHLSTGIHLAYTVTGDEKGTPVILIHGLTDGRVSWSQVAPVLAKKGYRVYVPELRGNGKTDKPIEESAYALKELTNDIAAFIDKLELKKPHIVGHSLGAFVAQELSILHADKIASITLIGSGAAVDETSATIDWLVNGTGDKNFDGIFAYDSTQKLPESFIEKWGENTNSDEEFQAANLEHLKQVPYYAWKFLVRNLLKIDNSNRLSSITSDVQIIWGTKDAIFDKKSQEALQDGLSKAKKVVFREVKDADHNTHWGSKAAVETVTDYIDNFIKGDK, encoded by the coding sequence ATGAATATCTTTAAAAACCGTACGAAACTTTCGACTATTATTTTAGCTTCTATTCTTTCACTTTCTGCATGTTCTGATGACGATTCAAATTCTGTCGCTCCTTCAACCTCTGAAGATCATGAAAACCATTCTACGGAAGAACACTCCGGTTCTGGCGAAACGCATTCCGGTGCTGCCGATGAACATTCTGGTCATGCTACGGAATCTGGTGACCACAAATCTGCATCAAGCGGCTTGACGCTTGGCGATGAAAATATTAAAGATGGCATCATCTTCTTGCAAGATACGACGATTGAAGGCGTCTTGACGGTGAATACGTCAACGCCGGGCGCAACGGTGCTTAAAAACGTCAAGGTCACGGGAAATCTGTTGATTAAGCGCTCTGGCCGCGTCGATTTCTCGGGTAGTGCCGATGTGGTTCATGTGGGTAGCAGCAATACGGATGTCTACGCTTTTGAAGACAACGCAAAAGTGAATGGCCATCATTTTATGGGCAAGAACAATACCTTTACGACCAAGAGATTTTCGGATTATCAGGAAGTGGATTGGACCGAAAAGGCTGTGCATTTGTCTACAGGAATCCACTTGGCTTATACGGTCACGGGTGACGAAAAGGGCACTCCTGTCATTTTGATCCACGGCCTTACGGATGGTCGCGTTTCTTGGTCGCAGGTGGCGCCAGTGCTTGCCAAGAAGGGCTATCGCGTTTATGTTCCGGAACTCCGCGGTAACGGAAAGACGGATAAACCTATTGAAGAATCGGCTTATGCGCTCAAGGAATTGACGAATGATATCGCAGCCTTTATTGATAAACTTGAACTGAAGAAACCGCATATTGTTGGTCATTCTCTAGGCGCGTTTGTGGCGCAGGAACTCTCTATTTTGCATGCCGATAAAATTGCATCCATTACATTGATTGGCTCGGGCGCTGCGGTCGATGAAACGAGTGCCACGATAGATTGGCTTGTGAATGGCACAGGTGATAAAAATTTTGATGGAATTTTTGCTTACGATTCCACGCAGAAACTTCCTGAATCCTTCATTGAAAAGTGGGGCGAAAATACGAATTCCGATGAAGAATTCCAGGCGGCGAACTTGGAACATTTAAAACAAGTTCCTTACTATGCATGGAAATTCCTCGTCAGGAATTTGTTGAAGATTGATAATTCGAATCGTCTTTCTTCGATTACATCGGATGTCCAAATTATCTGGGGTACAAAGGACGCTATATTCGATAAAAAGTCGCAAGAAGCGTTGCAGGATGGCCTTTCTAAGGCAAAGAAAGTCGTGTTCCGTGAAGTCAAAGATGCGGACCATAATACACATTGGGGTTCCAAAGCCGCTGTAGAAACGGTAACGGACTATATCGACAACTTTATCAAGGGTGACAAGTAA
- a CDS encoding GGDEF domain-containing protein, which yields MDMQLTFEDVASAHSLDYECVFFVDNETNQYAMFAFRGKHTKLELTDTRDFWADTKVNMEAVVYPEDKQSFSEHINRETLLKAIQDDNAFNFKYRLLVEGEPVWFQMKAVLGRSQGREYLIIGVTNIDKQERERLELEQKASKSKVYGQIVMALAERYDALYMVDLVTDHFAQYKSERLFCELNITVEGDDFFNQLKKDAMQVIYSEDIPLITAALEREAFLRELDEHGVFSMTYRLNSPNGPMYVNLVAVYADKNHVVISVTNVDAQVRREQKIREEASANYEKARHDDLTGIRNKNAYGEFEKKLDEQIKCGKDIEFAIALCDVNGLKTVNDTQGHKTGDIYIRDAAKLICETFKHSPVFRVGGDEFVVVLRGSDFTNREELSQQFYETVKRNAEEDKVIVACGISVYDKGHDKNTAAVFERADAMMYRNKMSLKGGRDEIINTIIRTIGARMNI from the coding sequence ATGGATATGCAATTGACTTTTGAAGATGTTGCATCAGCACATTCACTTGATTACGAGTGCGTATTCTTTGTCGATAACGAGACTAATCAGTATGCTATGTTTGCATTTCGAGGCAAGCATACCAAGCTAGAACTGACCGATACGCGAGATTTTTGGGCGGATACGAAGGTCAATATGGAAGCCGTCGTCTATCCCGAAGACAAACAGTCGTTCTCGGAGCATATCAACCGCGAAACGCTCTTGAAAGCGATTCAAGACGATAACGCTTTTAATTTCAAGTACCGTCTGCTGGTGGAAGGGGAACCCGTCTGGTTCCAGATGAAGGCTGTCCTTGGCCGTTCGCAGGGGCGGGAATATTTGATTATCGGTGTGACCAACATTGATAAGCAGGAACGTGAACGATTGGAATTGGAACAGAAGGCGTCCAAGAGCAAGGTTTACGGACAAATTGTGATGGCGCTTGCTGAGCGCTATGATGCCTTGTACATGGTGGATTTGGTGACAGACCATTTTGCACAGTACAAGAGTGAACGCTTATTCTGCGAGTTGAACATTACGGTTGAAGGCGATGACTTCTTCAATCAGCTGAAGAAGGATGCCATGCAGGTCATCTATAGTGAAGATATTCCTTTGATTACTGCCGCTTTAGAGCGAGAAGCTTTCTTGCGTGAACTCGATGAACATGGTGTGTTCTCGATGACGTACCGACTGAATAGCCCCAATGGTCCGATGTACGTGAATTTGGTGGCTGTCTATGCCGACAAGAATCATGTCGTTATCAGCGTGACCAACGTGGATGCGCAGGTGCGCCGTGAACAGAAAATCAGGGAAGAGGCGAGTGCCAATTATGAAAAGGCTCGCCACGATGATTTGACCGGCATCAGGAACAAGAACGCTTACGGCGAATTCGAAAAGAAATTGGATGAGCAAATCAAGTGCGGTAAGGATATTGAATTTGCGATTGCTCTCTGTGATGTGAACGGCCTCAAGACTGTAAACGATACGCAAGGGCACAAGACGGGTGATATATATATCAGGGATGCGGCTAAGCTTATTTGCGAAACCTTTAAGCATAGCCCCGTATTCCGCGTGGGCGGTGATGAATTTGTTGTAGTTTTGCGTGGGTCTGATTTCACTAACCGCGAAGAGCTTTCACAGCAATTTTATGAAACCGTAAAGCGCAATGCCGAAGAAGACAAGGTTATTGTGGCTTGCGGCATTTCCGTGTATGACAAAGGTCACGACAAGAATACTGCCGCTGTATTTGAACGCGCCGACGCCATGATGTACAGGAACAAGATGTCCCTCAAGGGCGGGCGCGACGAAATCATCAATACGATTATCAGAACCATCGGCGCGAGAATGAATATCTAG
- a CDS encoding Crp/Fnr family transcriptional regulator, protein MITGNSQPRLIPPTRLRVKAGFVVSSPEDEDKKIILLNEGELVALDPKANNKVVFKIHPGNLVGVGALLEREPVRYIFQATTDSTITIINDECMESELKALPVWLLAAIKAISAKTRRINESIRAAKTENPLESLASFCKFYSKDEILQKQLLLQEFSWLTKTPFLVANEALKTLIRRKMLIPQANGSTLTVPDPRLLEIFADYLKTQELELPWLPFKLTLQQKRCLVWLSTLEPDTTIDGSAWMNLFKEHNLEVGVTDWLQMQQFEWFIEKENHLFSLNFDKVNYYLLALQYEPNLKGTVK, encoded by the coding sequence ATGATTACGGGGAATTCGCAACCAAGACTTATCCCGCCCACGCGACTCCGCGTGAAGGCGGGTTTTGTTGTATCCTCACCAGAGGACGAAGACAAGAAAATCATCCTTTTGAACGAAGGTGAGCTTGTCGCACTCGATCCAAAAGCGAACAACAAGGTCGTTTTCAAGATCCATCCCGGAAATCTCGTGGGCGTAGGCGCCCTGCTTGAACGCGAACCCGTACGCTATATTTTCCAGGCGACCACCGATTCAACCATCACCATCATCAATGACGAGTGCATGGAATCCGAGCTAAAGGCGCTCCCCGTCTGGCTTTTGGCAGCCATCAAGGCAATTTCGGCCAAAACGCGCCGTATCAACGAGTCCATCCGCGCCGCAAAGACGGAAAATCCGCTCGAAAGCCTCGCCTCTTTCTGCAAATTCTACAGCAAAGACGAAATTTTGCAAAAGCAGTTGCTGTTGCAAGAATTCTCGTGGCTCACCAAGACGCCGTTCCTAGTCGCAAACGAAGCTCTAAAGACGCTTATCCGCCGCAAGATGCTCATCCCGCAAGCCAACGGCTCGACGCTAACCGTCCCGGACCCGCGCCTTCTCGAAATTTTTGCGGATTACCTCAAGACGCAAGAACTTGAACTTCCGTGGCTACCATTCAAGCTCACGCTCCAGCAAAAGAGATGTCTCGTCTGGCTATCGACACTTGAGCCTGACACGACCATAGACGGTTCCGCATGGATGAATTTATTCAAGGAACACAACCTTGAAGTTGGCGTTACAGACTGGCTCCAGATGCAGCAATTTGAATGGTTCATCGAAAAAGAGAACCATCTTTTCTCCCTTAATTTTGACAAAGTAAATTACTATTTATTGGCTTTGCAGTACGAGCCAAATCTCAAGGGGACGGTCAAATGA
- the trmD gene encoding tRNA (guanosine(37)-N1)-methyltransferase TrmD: protein MKIDCITIFPEMFAPMKSSIMGRAQAKGLFEFNTVYLRDFAINAYGQVDDVPYGGEPGMVLRPEPLAKAIRSTGVKEDGGKVIYLTADGVPFTHKIAKELSQENHLVLVCGHYKGIDDRIRQTEVDMEISIGDFVVSGGELPAMLVTDAVVRLLDGALGHKESGETDSFAQGVLGWPVYTRPEEFEGKKVPEVLLSGHHKNISEWRRQESLKRTQERRPDIFKNLEINTTFGDK from the coding sequence ATGAAGATCGACTGCATCACCATCTTCCCCGAAATGTTCGCGCCGATGAAAAGTTCAATCATGGGCCGCGCACAGGCAAAAGGCTTGTTTGAGTTCAATACAGTCTATCTGCGAGACTTCGCCATCAACGCCTATGGGCAGGTGGACGATGTTCCGTACGGTGGCGAACCGGGCATGGTACTCCGTCCCGAACCGCTTGCGAAGGCCATTCGCAGCACGGGAGTCAAGGAAGATGGCGGAAAAGTCATCTACCTCACGGCAGATGGCGTCCCCTTCACACACAAGATTGCCAAAGAACTCTCTCAAGAAAACCACCTTGTACTTGTCTGCGGACACTACAAGGGAATCGATGACCGCATCCGCCAGACCGAGGTCGACATGGAAATTTCCATCGGCGATTTTGTCGTGAGCGGAGGCGAACTTCCGGCAATGCTCGTCACGGACGCCGTAGTGCGACTGCTGGACGGCGCTCTGGGCCACAAGGAATCCGGTGAAACGGACTCCTTCGCGCAAGGCGTTTTGGGCTGGCCTGTCTACACCCGCCCCGAAGAATTCGAAGGAAAAAAGGTGCCTGAGGTGCTACTTTCCGGTCATCACAAGAACATTTCAGAGTGGAGACGTCAAGAATCGTTAAAAAGAACGCAAGAAAGACGCCCCGACATCTTTAAAAATCTTGAAATAAATACTACATTTGGCGACAAATAA